The Sulfitobacter sp. SK011 genome has a window encoding:
- a CDS encoding histidine phosphatase family protein: MLEKIRYITHPQVLIDPELDVRKWLLSDLGRSRMALLAASGALTGTTTIISSAETKARETAAPLAEALGCDIILREDMHENDRSATGYLPSHAFETAADEFFAHPTISYHGWETARAAQSRIVAAFFDSLRSATDGDILFVGHGAVGTLLYCHLANLLISRIHDQPPGGGSFFELSYANQTPISGWRTIEALALQAP, from the coding sequence ATGCTTGAAAAGATACGCTATATCACCCATCCACAGGTCCTGATTGATCCTGAACTGGATGTACGCAAATGGTTGCTCAGTGATCTTGGCCGTTCCCGCATGGCATTGCTTGCCGCTTCGGGTGCATTGACCGGCACAACGACCATCATCAGCAGCGCAGAAACCAAAGCGCGCGAAACAGCCGCGCCTTTGGCCGAGGCTTTGGGATGCGACATCATCCTGCGCGAAGACATGCATGAAAACGACCGCAGCGCGACGGGATATTTGCCCAGCCATGCATTTGAAACCGCCGCTGACGAATTCTTTGCACACCCAACGATCAGCTATCATGGCTGGGAAACAGCGAGGGCGGCACAGTCGCGGATCGTGGCCGCGTTTTTTGACAGCCTGCGCTCTGCGACCGACGGTGACATTCTTTTTGTTGGTCACGGGGCGGTTGGCACCCTGCTCTATTGTCATCTGGCGAACCTGCTGATCAGCCGTATCCACGACCAGCCACCGGGCGGTGGGTCATTTTTCGAACTCTCCTACGCCAATCAAACACCCATTTCCGGCTGGCGCACAATCGAAGCCTTGGCGTTACAGGCCCCTTGA
- a CDS encoding ABC transporter substrate-binding protein yields the protein MNTLKLMLGASALAFAAAGSAQAEKLTFYCSAQEEWCQLMANSFQDATGIDVAMTRKSSGETFAQIKAEASNPKGDVWWGGTGDPHLQAAEEGLTAEYISPMRDQLHPWAISQAESAGNRTIGIYSGALGYGYNTDLLAANNLPEPASWADLTKPEYKGHVQMANPNSSGTAYTTLATMVQLFGEDGGFDYMKGLHANINQYTKSGSAPIKAAGRGETTIGIVFMHDAVAQAVSGFPVKVVAPAEGTGYEIGSMSIIEGARNMEEAKKFYDWALSAEAQNLALQVKAFQVPSNVGAETSPSAPDMSSIKLIDYDFKTYGSSDERKRLLKKWDDEVSVLPQ from the coding sequence ATGAACACACTGAAATTGATGCTGGGCGCGTCCGCGCTCGCGTTTGCAGCCGCAGGAAGCGCGCAGGCAGAAAAGCTGACATTCTATTGCAGCGCGCAAGAAGAATGGTGCCAGCTGATGGCCAACAGCTTTCAGGATGCAACAGGGATCGACGTTGCGATGACCCGCAAATCATCCGGCGAAACCTTTGCACAGATCAAGGCCGAGGCGTCAAACCCCAAGGGCGACGTCTGGTGGGGCGGCACAGGCGATCCGCATTTGCAGGCAGCCGAAGAAGGGCTGACCGCAGAATATATTTCGCCCATGCGTGACCAATTGCACCCTTGGGCAATCTCTCAGGCTGAAAGCGCTGGCAACAGAACCATTGGAATTTACTCTGGCGCTTTGGGGTATGGCTACAACACCGACCTGCTGGCCGCGAACAACCTGCCTGAACCGGCGTCCTGGGCCGATCTGACTAAACCTGAATACAAGGGCCACGTTCAGATGGCGAACCCAAATTCATCCGGCACAGCCTATACGACCCTAGCGACGATGGTGCAGTTGTTTGGCGAAGACGGCGGCTTTGACTACATGAAAGGCCTGCACGCGAACATCAACCAATATACCAAATCCGGCTCTGCCCCGATCAAGGCCGCAGGGCGCGGTGAGACCACAATCGGCATCGTATTCATGCACGACGCCGTGGCCCAGGCGGTGTCCGGTTTCCCGGTCAAGGTGGTCGCACCTGCCGAAGGCACCGGTTATGAAATCGGCTCCATGTCGATCATCGAAGGCGCGCGGAACATGGAAGAGGCCAAAAAGTTCTACGACTGGGCGCTCAGCGCTGAAGCGCAAAATCTTGCCCTTCAGGTGAAGGCGTTTCAGGTGCCCTCAAATGTCGGTGCGGAAACATCGCCAAGCGCACCTGACATGAGTTCGATCAAATTGATTGACTATGACTTCAAGACCTATGGTTCATCCGATGAACGCAAGCGTTTGTTGAAAAAGTGGGACGATGAGGTGTCTGTGCTGCCGCAGTAA
- a CDS encoding iron ABC transporter permease, translating into MRTITSEQTSNSVLVFWIIAGLVGFFLLPWYGVEDFFTFEWLTDGYPFDADYAPGAFLIAQGEKLWLAPLIVPLLAPFAVLKKRKTDPVYAKILILAGAIGFGWLILQGFAIGIRGWNFEWASALYGDLGDRQFGMGYGALIVASAFLFLFTQGIAARGAINGDVFVVSSIGGVVVIVTVFVFFPIAKMLTAAFITEDGGYSIAVFASKFFDDRLWGLGCLWGAKCGVAWNSLFLAVMVGFLTTALGLVFALVVTRSGFRYKRALRALTVLPIITPPFVIGLALILLFGLSGSVNVYFSELFGTQPTRWLYGLPGVLIAQVLAFTPIAFLVLIGVVEGVSPSMEEAAQTLRASKWQVFKTVSLPLMRPGLANAFLLGFIESMADFGNPLVLGGNYDVLSTEIFFAIVGAQYDQGKAAVLAMVLLCFTLGAFYAQRFWLGKKSYTTVSGKGDSGVHPHMPRALSVPVLVLAMIWAAFTVVIYAMIFYGSVVELWGVNNTLTFKHYVTAFSFRFEDAGIRWSGAAWDSFWTTLKIAAIAAPLTAIVGLITAYLLTRQTFAGKNAFEFGTMLSFAIPGTVIGVSYILAFNVPPIEITGTGIILVVSFIFRNMPVGVRAGIASMSQLDKSLDESSLTLGANSWQTFRRVILPLLRPAILAALVYSFVRAMTAISAVIFLVSAEYDMATSYIIGRVENNDYGLAIAYSTTLIFVMLGVVTLMQLVVGRIKIGRRMTQSHTNV; encoded by the coding sequence GTGCGCACCATTACATCTGAGCAAACGTCCAACTCGGTTCTGGTCTTCTGGATCATTGCCGGGTTGGTCGGCTTTTTCCTCCTCCCCTGGTACGGGGTGGAGGATTTTTTCACGTTTGAATGGCTCACGGACGGCTATCCGTTTGACGCGGATTACGCCCCCGGCGCGTTCCTGATTGCCCAAGGCGAAAAGCTGTGGCTGGCCCCATTGATCGTGCCTCTGCTGGCCCCGTTTGCAGTGTTGAAAAAACGCAAGACAGATCCCGTTTACGCGAAAATCCTGATCCTTGCCGGGGCTATTGGCTTTGGCTGGTTGATCTTGCAGGGTTTTGCAATTGGCATTCGCGGGTGGAATTTCGAATGGGCGTCAGCCCTATATGGCGACCTTGGCGACCGGCAATTCGGCATGGGCTATGGCGCACTGATCGTCGCCTCAGCCTTCCTGTTCCTCTTCACCCAAGGCATCGCCGCGCGCGGTGCAATCAACGGCGATGTGTTCGTTGTCAGCTCGATTGGCGGCGTGGTGGTGATCGTCACCGTGTTTGTTTTCTTCCCCATCGCGAAGATGCTGACAGCGGCGTTCATCACTGAAGACGGTGGCTATTCCATCGCGGTCTTTGCCTCGAAATTCTTTGATGACAGGCTCTGGGGCCTTGGTTGCCTATGGGGGGCAAAGTGCGGTGTCGCGTGGAATTCATTGTTTTTGGCCGTCATGGTTGGATTTCTCACGACAGCATTGGGGTTGGTTTTCGCGCTTGTCGTGACCCGGTCAGGGTTCCGGTACAAACGCGCGCTGCGGGCATTGACCGTCCTGCCGATCATCACGCCACCCTTTGTGATTGGTCTTGCGCTGATCTTGTTGTTTGGCCTCTCCGGGTCAGTGAATGTGTACTTTTCGGAATTGTTTGGCACCCAACCAACACGGTGGCTTTACGGGCTCCCGGGTGTTCTGATCGCACAGGTTCTGGCCTTTACCCCGATCGCCTTTCTGGTCCTGATCGGCGTCGTCGAAGGCGTATCACCCTCAATGGAGGAGGCAGCACAAACGCTGCGGGCATCAAAATGGCAGGTGTTCAAAACGGTATCCCTGCCGTTGATGCGGCCCGGTTTGGCAAATGCATTCCTGCTGGGTTTTATTGAAAGCATGGCCGATTTCGGCAACCCGCTGGTCTTGGGGGGCAATTACGACGTGCTCTCGACCGAAATATTTTTTGCCATCGTCGGCGCACAATATGATCAGGGCAAAGCGGCGGTGCTGGCCATGGTACTGCTTTGCTTTACACTTGGCGCATTCTACGCACAGCGGTTCTGGCTTGGGAAAAAGAGCTACACCACCGTATCGGGCAAGGGCGACAGCGGCGTGCATCCACATATGCCGCGCGCATTGTCGGTCCCGGTTCTTGTCCTTGCGATGATCTGGGCCGCTTTCACAGTCGTGATCTATGCGATGATTTTTTACGGCTCAGTGGTCGAACTGTGGGGCGTCAACAACACGCTGACATTCAAACACTACGTCACCGCATTTTCTTTCCGCTTTGAGGATGCAGGCATTCGTTGGTCCGGGGCTGCATGGGACAGCTTTTGGACAACGCTAAAGATTGCAGCGATTGCCGCTCCGCTCACCGCGATTGTCGGGTTGATCACCGCCTACCTGCTGACCCGACAAACATTTGCAGGCAAGAACGCCTTTGAATTTGGCACGATGTTGTCCTTTGCCATACCCGGCACGGTCATCGGGGTAAGTTATATTCTGGCCTTCAACGTGCCCCCGATTGAAATCACCGGGACCGGCATCATTCTGGTGGTCAGCTTTATTTTCCGCAACATGCCGGTGGGTGTGCGGGCCGGGATCGCGTCGATGTCGCAGCTTGATAAATCGCTTGATGAATCATCCCTGACGCTGGGTGCCAATTCATGGCAGACATTCCGCCGGGTCATTCTGCCGCTACTGCGCCCGGCAATTCTGGCCGCCCTCGTCTACAGCTTCGTGCGCGCGATGACGGCCATTTCTGCGGTGATTTTCCTGGTGTCAGCCGAATACGACATGGCCACCAGCTATATCATCGGGCGGGTCGAGAACAACGACTACGGGCTTGCGATTGCTTATTCCACCACGCTGATTTTTGTGATGCTGGGCGTGGTTACTTTAATGCAATTGGTGGTTGGCCGCATAAAAATCGGGCGGCGCATGACCCAGTCGCATACCAATGTTTGA
- a CDS encoding ABC transporter ATP-binding protein has product MSINSKASPVSFRNVTKIYGKDVVAVDNINLEIEAGKLVTLLGPSGCGKTTTLRMIAGLEMATKGAILIGDRDVTLLPATDRDVSMVFQSYALFPHMTVMENVSYGLGFSGFDKSETKDRAAQGLDLVGLKGYGDRLPSELSGGQQQRVAVARALVLEPQVLLFDEPLSNLDAKLRRQVREEIREIQQNLGLTVVYVTHDQEEALAVSDEIVVMRNAGIAQIGTPRQLYDAPADRFVADFIGEANIIPCEVISVKNETAEIDIAGFKHSLPSRGLSAGPAQLAVRPTRLKLGAANGIEMQVEKATYVGSRMEYTLRAGFGEIFAVSENVDEPLAVGSTINVGLDAIGPVLLPKDQGV; this is encoded by the coding sequence ATGAGCATTAATTCCAAAGCGTCGCCGGTCAGCTTTCGCAATGTCACTAAGATCTATGGCAAAGACGTGGTTGCCGTGGACAACATCAATCTTGAGATCGAAGCGGGCAAGCTGGTCACCTTGTTGGGGCCGTCGGGCTGCGGCAAGACGACGACACTGCGGATGATTGCAGGGCTGGAAATGGCCACCAAAGGCGCGATCCTGATCGGAGACCGGGATGTGACATTGCTTCCCGCGACCGACCGCGATGTGTCGATGGTGTTCCAGTCTTATGCCCTGTTTCCCCATATGACCGTGATGGAAAACGTGTCCTACGGCTTGGGCTTTTCGGGTTTTGACAAATCCGAGACAAAGGACCGCGCGGCGCAGGGATTGGACCTTGTCGGCCTCAAAGGCTACGGCGACCGGTTGCCGTCTGAGTTGTCTGGCGGACAACAGCAACGGGTCGCGGTCGCACGCGCGCTGGTCTTGGAACCGCAAGTTCTGCTTTTTGATGAACCCCTGTCGAACCTTGATGCCAAGCTGCGGCGTCAGGTCCGCGAGGAGATTCGCGAAATTCAGCAGAACCTTGGATTGACCGTGGTTTATGTGACCCACGACCAGGAAGAAGCATTGGCGGTATCAGATGAAATCGTGGTCATGCGCAACGCCGGGATTGCGCAGATCGGAACACCACGACAGCTCTACGATGCCCCCGCAGATCGTTTTGTGGCCGACTTTATTGGCGAGGCCAACATCATCCCCTGCGAGGTTATCTCGGTAAAAAACGAGACCGCGGAAATCGACATCGCAGGCTTCAAACACAGCCTACCCTCGCGCGGCCTGTCGGCGGGTCCCGCGCAACTTGCCGTGCGCCCGACACGGCTGAAACTTGGGGCCGCCAATGGCATTGAGATGCAGGTTGAGAAAGCAACCTATGTCGGCAGCCGTATGGAATATACGTTGAGAGCAGGCTTCGGAGAAATCTTTGCGGTGAGTGAAAACGTCGATGAACCGCTTGCCGTTGGCAGCACCATCAACGTCGGGCTCGACGCGATCGGCCCGGTTCTCTTGCCCAAGGATCAGGGTGTGTAA
- a CDS encoding inositol monophosphatase, with protein sequence MNNRAQKAVEIATDAGDYALDFFQRVGSLKIEDKGHQDFVSEADKAVELLVRKGIEAAFPEDGIVGEEHAPKPSVSGYTWVIDPIDGTTNFINNIPAWTVVIAIVKDDNTIVGVTRDPIHNETYLAERGKGASLNGTPLVCPPDADLTRGTVGTGFSNRTSPDGVRRLINEVLNAEGVFHRNASGALSLAYVAAGRLLGYVEEHMNAWDCLAGQLLIAEAGGQIELQSADEMIVKGGRVVAGSKGVFDELVRIADAAYTP encoded by the coding sequence ATGAATAACCGGGCGCAAAAAGCCGTCGAAATCGCGACGGATGCAGGCGATTATGCGCTTGATTTTTTCCAACGTGTCGGGTCGTTAAAAATCGAAGACAAGGGCCATCAGGACTTTGTGTCAGAGGCCGACAAGGCGGTTGAGCTTTTGGTGCGCAAGGGCATTGAAGCGGCGTTTCCTGAGGATGGGATCGTTGGTGAGGAACATGCGCCAAAGCCGTCGGTTTCGGGATACACCTGGGTCATCGACCCGATTGATGGCACCACAAATTTCATCAACAACATTCCTGCCTGGACGGTGGTGATCGCGATTGTGAAAGATGACAATACGATTGTCGGCGTGACCCGAGACCCCATTCACAACGAGACCTATCTTGCGGAACGCGGCAAGGGGGCATCCCTGAACGGCACCCCGTTGGTCTGCCCGCCCGACGCTGACCTCACACGCGGGACGGTTGGGACCGGATTTTCCAATCGGACCAGCCCGGACGGGGTGCGGCGGCTGATCAACGAGGTGCTGAATGCAGAAGGTGTATTTCACCGCAATGCCTCTGGCGCGCTTTCGCTTGCCTATGTCGCGGCGGGGCGGCTGCTTGGCTATGTCGAAGAACATATGAACGCGTGGGATTGTCTGGCAGGTCAGCTGTTGATTGCAGAAGCAGGGGGGCAGATTGAGCTGCAAAGCGCAGATGAGATGATCGTCAAAGGTGGGCGTGTCGTTGCAGGAAGTAAGGGCGTATTTGATGAATTGGTGCGGATCGCAGACGCCGCTTACACACCCTGA